In Chlamydiales bacterium, the sequence ACGTAATCAGCGATTTCAATATTAACTGCACTTCCCAGAATTTCAAGATAAATATAGTCTCCTGCTCGGTTATAAACAGTACTTACAAAAAAAGTGCCCAGAATTTTAGCAATTGCACGCATTTTTGCATCTTCTCTTTTCTGCTTCATAATGCGCTTAAGAACCATTCTCTCATCATCTTCGCTTGCAATATATTTAGAATCAATATTGTGTTTCAAAAGTAGTTGCTGTGATTTAATCATAGCAAGCTCAGCTTCGTTTTTATTGCTGCTAGAAGTGAGTGCTAAAAGCTTTTGGATTTTTCTTAAAACAACACTTTCCTTTATATCAGGTACATGTTCTGCCTCATCTAGACATATAGTAGCCCTGCAAACCTCTTCATTCCAATTCATGCTCCCACAAAAAGTCTTAAATTCAACGCCATGAGGTTGAATTACGTCCCCATGGTTAATAAACGTCATATAATGCGCAAGCTCATGCCTGAGTACATTATATAGCTTTTGCTTGCTTACATGCATCAGATGTTCATGAAATCCAAGCTCATAAAAATCTGAATCAAAATATCCAAGCATACTCTTATTATTATAAATCACTATCTTGATAGGATACGAAGTTTGTTGAGGCTCATCATAAAAACGCTCACCCATAACTTTTAAACGAATCTCTTTAGACAAAATATCTTTTGCAATACACTTTATCTCGTTAATAAACTGAATAATTTTATTCGAGTAAACAATCATTAAAAACATCTCATCATAGGTAATAGCGCAATGTTAAAAAGGCTCCAACTTGGTTCAAATTCCTTGAAGGAAGCTCTAAAACACTTGATACTCCAACTGGAAGCAATCGGTAATAAGGAGCTAATTCTATCCACAGATTATCACAGAATCTATAGGCTACAGGAAGGCGCACATCAACACCCCATCTGTCATTCATCTTCCAAGCAGCCCCCGCAAGGCCCCCAATGCTAAGATATTGATTGTATATGATAAGAGCGTCAACAATTGCACCAAATGACCAGTCACAATACGTATAGTGAAGATCAACCCCCACAAGAGCATAGTAAGTTGCATAATTTAGACGAATAGCTGAAATAGCCGCATAAGCATTATGTTTATCTGTCAAAAAATCAAAACCCAAACCTACACGAGGTGTAACTTCCCAGCAAGGACAAATAGAAAAGCAATATCCTCCAACAAGCTCCGTATACCAATCATATTCTCTACCAGAAGTTAGACTACTGGATACAGCACCTGTATTATAGACAGAGCGCAATTGCCCAAAAAAATGTTCTGGTTTTTGATAAGTAACACTACCATGAACGCCTCCAGTACTTCCTGAATAGGTAGGCGGCGTTGTAAAAGACATCCATGTGTACTGCCCTCCCAAATCAAAAGACCAGTCTTGATCGCTTTGAGCAAAAAGAGATCCCGTAAAGCATACTAAAAGAGCTAAAAAAAACAATTTTCTCATCATCAATCCTTATCTATTGAATATATATTCTTCATTTCTTCAAATTTTATATCATAAATCGGCTTTAATCGCTCCATATCATAAAGGTCTCTATGAATAGAGGTAGAACGAAGAGCTATGCCAGAAGCAATGCCCGTTCCCAATGTCAATGCACTTTCATCTTGAATAATCGTACCATCAAAATCCACAACCCAAAAGCAAGCACTTTCACTATTGTTTAAGCCTCCAATGTAAGCTTGATTTGAAGAAAGTGCGATACAATAAGCTGTACCCCCATAAATTCCTTCTCCCGATACTAGCGAAGTCTCATGCTGTAAACTACCATAAATGTCTGTAATCCAAAGGCTTGCAACAGCGGGATTGGAGTCACTGTTATCGTGATAATCTAACCCTACAGTATAAATACGATTAGCAGAAATAGCGATCTCATACGCCACACCACCGCTAGAACCGCTCGTCAATTGAATTTCATCATAAGCAAGAGTTCCATCAAGATTTCTAATCCACAGTGTTGCTGGCTGATTACTACTTTCATCCTGACCTACGATGTAAACGTAATTAGAAAAGAGCGCAACGTCATTTGCTGTACTCATATCAACTGTCAACAAAACTTCATCATAAGCAAGAGATCCATCCAAATTTCTAATCCAAAGAGCCGCAAGAGGCGTACTACTACCTGAATCTATGCCCACAATATAGACAAAATTAGAAGAGATCGCAACATTATAAGCAATACCTGCTTCAGCTAACTGAATTTCATTATAAGCGAGGGTTCCATCAAGATTTCTAATCCACAAAGCAGCTGGTTGGCTACCACTACTATCTTGACCCACAACGTAAACATGGCTAGAAGAAAGTGCAACACCATTGGCTACACCACTGCTTGTTAGTTGAATTTCATCATAAGCAAGAGATCCATCCAAATTTCTGATCCAAAGTACTGCAGACCCACTACTACTGCCATCTTGCCCTACAATGTAAGCATAGCTAGAAGAAAGAACTATACCATCTGCTATACCCATTCCTGCTAGCTGAATCTTATTTTGAGAAAGATTGCTACTACTAGGTCCAAGCCAAAGGTCCGCAGACCCACTCATACTATCACCATCCTGGCCTACAATGAATAATTCATCAGCATGCAAGGTGGATAGCAATATCATCAAAAAAAACAAACCGAGTATTTTGTGCATGCTGAACCTCTTGACCGACTAGCTTGTTCGAAGCATCTAAAAAAAACAAGGTTTTATTATAGTAGAGCAATTCCTATTGCTGGAATTGCTCTTTTCCAGAAAATCTTTACACAAATTACATAAATCAGTAGCCTATGTTTAATTATTTTAAGCCACCAAAACATCAAATTATAAATGAGGAGCGTATTATGTTTACTGCTATTAGGAATGCATTATTTGGAAATCCCGAACAACAAACATTAGAAGTTCGATATGGGTCCCCAAAGCGTGTCGTTAATGGTCGAGAAAAATCTGTTGAAGAGTACGACGCTGAACGGGCTGTATATGCTGAATACCTACAAAAAATAACATCTGTAGCTAATAGATTACCCAATTTTGCTATAGAAAAAGAGGGCTTGCATGGAAACCTGCGCTATGTCTGCGGCTGGAGTAAAAAGGATTTAGTAAAACAGCATATTAAATTTCCTCGAGAAGGTGTACCTTTAAGCCTATCTGATGGTCAAAGAGAATCTGCAGTAGAGAAATTCCCTACATTTAAAGCTGCAATGGAAAAAACTCAACGAGCAGCAGAATGTCTGAAACAAAAGAAAACACTCCACAGAGACCTTTCGGCTCGTGAGGCAGTAGAGCAAATCCAACGAGATAGTGACGGCATACCAATAACACATGAACAAGTATGCGAATGGGATATTGAAAATGCAGAAAAAGCATATGTAAAAGCAGCCCAACAGCAAATAGACCTTGAAGACAAGCTGGTAATTCAAACTCTGCGCAATGGAGGGCAGCTACCTACAACTTTTAAATGATAGGAGTATATTTTTAGCTTATGAAATAGGTAATCGCCTATCATGGCTATAGCACAAAAGATAAAAACGCACAAAAAATTTATTTTTTGTGCGTTTTTCAAAATCGACTAAGAAAATGATGAAAAACATTTATCTGGAAGCTTCTTTCCATTTCTAAGCATCCTAAATAACTTCTTTGATGGTACAAACCAAAATTTCAATTCGTTTCGGTATAATACAGCTAAGGCCCTCTTCTACCAGTAACCAACCGGATGATCAAAATGACTAAGGCTACGACTAAAAGGATATAGATAAAGCCGCCAAATGTATAAGAAGTTACAACCCCTAAAAGCCATAAAATGAGCAAAATAACAAAAATTGTCCAGAGCATAATCACTCTCCTTTTCCTTACCACATAAATAAAAAAATGATTATGTGCAATAAAATTCATTTTAAAAAATCTAAGCATTTGTCAATATGTTGCGCATGACGCTTTAACAACGAAATCCCCTCTATGTATACTCCTACTATTTTTGCCATTGCAGGAGCCCCAGCTTCTGGGAAAAGCACCTTTATCCAAGAACACATTAAAAAGAATTTTTTTCCTAAAGATATTTTTCTTCATGACTGTGATGCTTGTATGACCTCTTTAAATGGCTACCAATCCGACTTACAACATTTGGGCTCCGTTAAAGCCTTCCAAAACTGGGAACTACCTGCCAGAGAAAAAGCAGAATTTATGCTTATGGAGGCTGTCAAAGCAAAAAAAGATATCATTTATGATCGCTCTTGTGCTTTACCAAGTTCTTACGCTTTTTTAAAGAATATAGTAGAAAATCATGGATATATGCTCATCATGCATATTTTATATGTGACAGAAGAAGAAGCTTTTTTTCGAGCAGAAGAGCGAGAGAAAAAGACAGGCCGACACATACCAAGAGATGTTCTTTCTAAGAGAATGAATGCTATTAAATCCCTTTGGCCCTCTTATCAAACCATCGCAAATTCTTGTTACTTACACGATAGCAACGATAAATCTTACAATATAATAGCTATGAAAAAAAATTCTGACCTTATCATCCTTAACGAAAAATGCTATGAAGCTTTTATACATCAATAATCTGAGCGATTCCCGCAGAGGAAATTGTTAAAAATTTTCAGAGAAATTCCTCAATCTTCAAACTTCTTTTTCAAAAACTAGAATATACACAAACAAGTTCAGGAATTGTTTGTGTATATACAAAAATCAATTCTTGAACTTGTTTGTGTATATCTGCTATGCTGCATTTCCAAAACATGGAGGAAATTTTATGGCCATTGCTCAAATAAAGTCTCTATCTTCTGAGTCTTCTCAAAAAGATCTATTTTTCTCAGTTTTACAAATTCTGGGAGCCTCTTTATTGCTAGCTCTTTGTTCCCAAATCAAAGTCCCTCTCTACTTCAGTCCAGTGCCTCTTTCTGGACAGACGTTAGGTGTTATGCTTATTGGGGCTACTTTAGGTAGTCGTAAAGGAGTACTTAGTGTGCTTGCTTATCTTGCTGAGGGAAGCTTTGGACTGCCCGTCTTTGGTAGCGGCAGCCTTGGCTTATTAGGACCAACAGGGGGATACTTTTTAGGATTTATCCTTCAAGCTTACCTTGTAGGCTGGTTTACTGAACGACAAGTTTCTCTCCAAAGTACAAAGACCATGACCGTCTTACTATCGTCTTGCGCTCTTCAACTAGGTCTTGGGGTCTTATGGCTTTCTTTCTTTGTTGGCTTTAAACTAGCTATGATAATGGGCCTGTGCCCTTTCTTGCCCGGAGAAGTTATTAAAACAATGGGTGTTACAGCCTACTTAAAAGCACGATCTAATAAAGCATGCTGCTAGCTAACAATAACCAGGAAATGCTCTGTCCTTGTAGAAGTGGAAATACATATGTAAACTGTTGCAAGCCTTTCCATCAAGGACAGTTACTACATACGGCCCTTGAGCTTATGCGCTCTCGTTATTCAGCTTATGCGCTTCACATGCCAGAATATATTATTCACACAACCCACTCAACCGGTCCTCAATTCCATCCTGATCTAACTCAATGGTCTCAAAAAATTTCTAAATTCTGTTTAAATACGGAATTCAAAAATCTTGAAATCCTCCACTTTGAAGAAAAAGGATCTTGCGCAACTGTTACTTTCACCGCACACCTTATTCAGAATCAAAAAGATGCTTCTTTTACAGAAAAAAGCTATTTTAAAAAAATAGAAGGAAAGTGGCTTTACTATGACGCTCAACCATCAGTGAACGCTTAGAGCCTCTTGGATCTCTTTAACGCTCTTCTCTTTCCATTAGACTTCTTGCGTAATTACATTTGCTTGTTAAAATTGTCTTTTTTTGCATCTTTATCGTTAAATTTTTCAATCATATGTTCACATATGCTTTCAAAATTTATCAATAAATCTACTCAAAAAATTTCAATTTTTCTAAGCAAAGCTAATTATGCAAGAAGTCTATTATAAAACCTATTTTAAGAGGACAGAGTACCAAAAAATATAAAAAAATCAAATGAAAACTACTTGAACTTGTTTGTGTATATATGCTAACAAAAACATTGTCTGTAGAGGTTGGGCTTCATGAAAAGGCAAAAATATGTTCCGCTCCATTTTGATTCTCATAATCGTGTTGCGGTTTTGGCGCAAATCAGCACTGAGGCGCAAAAGTTTTTTAATGAGACAATCCCTGCAGGGGAAAAGCTAAAGATCTCAGTAGAAATTGATCACAACGGGGACGTACAGGTCTTTAAAGAAGAAAGCACTTGGGGACACATTGCCAGGGCTGCAGGAATACAAATGCGCCTTAACCTTCTTGTAGGCGGCTACCATGTTCGCATAGTCGACTTTTCCAAATTGCATCAAGTGAACACTGAAGACCTAGATCGGATGGTCGATGCTCTCTCTCTTGCTAATGGAAACATTGCGTTGGATATGATGTGCGGGTATGGCTCCCTTACAGAAAGAATCTTAGAAGTCTCTAAAAAAAATGAGATCTCAATCGAATTGTACTGCGCTGATTTATATTTGGAGCAACTCGAGCGCATCAAGGAGTCTGTCAAAAAGCAAATATGCGATATTCGAATCACCGATGCCCGTTGCACCTCTTATCCTGATAATTTCTTTGATGCAATTGCTATTAAAATGGGAATCCATGATGTTCCGCGCTCCGATCAAGGATTAATTTTCGACGAAGCATTTCGTATTTTAAAACCGGGCGGACGCCTTGTCATTTGGGAGGTGCTAACAGATCGCAGTGAGGAGCAAGATGCCTTCAGCGCACAAATAAACAAAAAAGATGAGCTAGCAGGCTATGAATCTTTTATCATCGACCGTTATTTTCTTCGTTCCGACCAAGTCATTGCTCTGTATAAAAATAGTGGCTTCATAGAAGTTGAAGAGGTGTTTTCTGCACATTTTTCAGAAAGCAGCAAATCAAGATTAGACTCAGAGTTGCATCATGACCCACATAAACTTGAAGAACTTAATCAATATATTCGGAAATGCACTCCCGAAAATATCCGCGCCTCTATGCACTACCAAGACAATGGAGAAAGCATAAGCATGACCATTCCCAATCGAGTCTTCAGAGCAATCAAAAGCGTACACTAAAGGACGCATAATACACAAACGGGTTCAATTTTCTCTATTGATCAATATCCCGCATCGATGTTGGTCCGTTTGGCTTGCGCTCTTCAAATAGAAACACCTAAAAATTGCAAAGCATCAGAAGCACTTATTCTTTCTCTTTCCCCCATACAATCTTTAAGAACATCAATAGTTTCAACAAGCCCATCTACAATAAAAGTTCCATCGTCCTCTCTAACTCCATCCATAAAAACTTTTTGAATTTGCTCTCGTTGATCATTTATGGTACAAGATGAATGAAAACCCCCATCTGCTTCTATACAACCAGCACCAAATGCTCGCACTTCCGATCCAAGTAAAATAACTTTTCCGCTTACTTTAACATTAATTTCATCTGTTCTAGAGCGAATTGAATTTAAAAAAATAACATTAACCGCTTTAATAGAAATTTTATTTGCTTCTACTGATTTTAAAAAAACAAGACTATAGTTTTCTAAGTCTATATTGGCCTCACCCTCAAATTGCATTGCTCGATAAAAAATTGCAAATAATGAACCGTTAATATCACATACATCATACAATTTTCCAGCTGTACTTTCAGGATAGTATTTTGTAGTAATAGTAAGTGCTACTGTACTCATTTATTATTCCTTATTATTAACTTTTTAAAATGCTAAGCGCTACACTATAACTACCATTTTTTAAAATGTCAATACAAATTATGACAGGAAAATACAGGAATCTCTAGGAAGGTTAATGATTTTTCTCTTTATAGCTAATCATTTCCAAGCATTGAATCATTTTTTTGCTACAGAACCAAATAAGAATGATTCCTGAATAGAAAAGCACATTTATGGCACAATTAACTTAACTTTACTAATTAAATTAAAATATTTCATAGAAATATCTATGAAATAGACTTTTGAGAACGTAGCAAATATGCTTGCTTAATCACAAATTTGAATTTTTCAGACAACTCATTAACGAGAAGCAGTTCTTTATACCCACCATTTGTAATGGTTTCTAAATTTTGCAGATATGACACAACAGGATCATCCTGGCTAAGAATTACAATACGAGAAAGCTGCATTAATTCAGAGGCGCTCAAGCACTCCTGAAGCTTTGCAGAAATGGTTTTATATGATTGCATTTCTGCAGGATTAAGCCATGAAGCTGCAATAACTATATCCCATTTTTCCATGGAATCTTCGCGCAAAAATAAAGCACAAATTGAAAGTGACCCCTTATCCTTTTCGAGATTTTTAATAAGAGCTTTAATTTTTTCTATCATCTCATTCATAATTTAGCCAACAAGGTTTCTGCAGCCTCTATCACCAATTTAACATCTTCAGCAGTTTGTCTTCCTGAAGAATAGCGGATTTCCGGGTCCCATTTTACGACAATTGACCACTCCGCAATTAGAGTAGCACGCACTCTTTTTTCAACTCCCGACAAATGCAACAAATCATCAAATTTATGTGTTTTAAAAGACTTATTTTTTTCCTTTCCATCCCCAGGGTATTCATCCCAACCCAATGTTTTACATATTACGCATTTTAATTTCATTTCTAAAGCATAACCACAAATATAGAAAGCACCTTCATAACGCCCTGCTGCATAAAGTGCCTTAGCATCATCCAACCTCTCTTTAGCAAGAGTATTTAATTGTTCCGGTGTTAAATTGATCACAAATATCTAGCATTGATTATTTTTGAAAGACCAATCATACAACTCATGATTTTATGATGCTATATTTTTCGCTAGGTATCCTCATTTATCGGTTACGTTCATCAGAAGGTGTGCCATGAGTGTGCCATAACGGACATTGTATCAGAAATCTTCTAGCACAAAATTTGAAGGATTTTAGAGAGGAATTGGGGGCGGTTGGACTCGAACCAACGGAGACCGAAGTCGAGGGATTTACAGTCCCTTGCAATTGCCGCTATGCGACACCCCCGATTAGATTTAAATAAATGCTGACAGTAGGAATTGAACCCACAACCGTCCGATTACAAGTCGGGTGCTCTACCAATTGAGCTATGTCAGCTTAAATTGAGATACTAAAGCACAGACTTATAACAAATCTCTCTTTTTCCGCTCAAGGTTTTTATTTTGTCACCCTGAAATCTTTGTCTGTCATTTTAAATGCGTGAGACTCTTTTTCCTCTTTAGGCTTATGTAAGCTTTCTATCATCTGAGGAATTTTGTGCGCATCATTTCCTGATTTAATCACTTTGGCAACAAATTTTGGCTTAGGAGGCTTTCCCCAGCAGCATTGTTTATATTTTAGACCAGATCCACAAGGACAAGGATCATTACGACCAGCTTTTTCCATACTTTTTCTACCTAAACTTTTAATCTTAAAAATCGCTCGTGTGATTATCCACTTTATTGTAAAATATTGCCAGTTTTTATGAAATTAGTATTGTATATGGATATTCATCTACCTATAGCTGCACCTCCTTGGACTCATCTTGGCAAAAAACTGGAAAGCGCTTTTCGAAAAGCTATTTATGAATTTCAAATGCTTGAAAAAAATACTTCTATAGCTGTTGCCCTCAGTGGAGGTAAAGATAGCCTGACCCTTCTATTTCTATTAAAAGCTATATGTGGGCATGGATTTCCACCATTTGACATCCATGCCATACATGTGGGCGGTGAATTTTCTTGTGGAGCAGGTGTTCAAGAAAATTTTCTTCGAGCTATATGCAATAAACTTAACATACCCTTTCATGTGCGCATATCCACGCAAAAACAAGAAACATTAGAATGCTATAGCTGTTCTCGAGAACGAAGGCGTTTAATCTTTGATTGCGCAAAAAGTGTGGGCGCCCACACTATTGCATTTGGCCATCACAGGGATGATAGCGCTCAAACCCTTCTCATGAATCTACTTCACAAAGGCGAATTTGCTGCAAATCTTCCTAAAATTTACATGCATGACTATGACGTAACCATTATCCGCCCATTAATCTATCTATCAGAAAATGAAATCAGAACTTTTGCCAAAATGTATGGTTTTGAAAGAATAACCTGTCAATGCCCTGTAGGACAAGATTCAATGCGAAAAAAGAGCGATAAGCTCTTGGATGAACTAGAAAATCTTTTTCCCAATGCAAGAGCCAATATAGCAAGAGCTGGGCTTCTCTATGGCTCTACAAAAGCAAGTAAACCTTAAAATTCCTTTTTATCCTCCCATTTTTGCCTTAAAATCCCTTTGGCATAACACCACTCCCGCTTCAAAGCTCCTCCAAAAAGAGATGAATCAGAAGCTGCCTTTAGCAATTTAATGCGCTCTCTTATATTATTCCATTTAGCTTCTTGCATTGTTATTGGACCTTCTACTTTAACGCGTTTTTCATCAAACTTATTCCATACCTTATATAATTCTTTAGCAGAAGATGCTCTAGATACTTGATCTGTCATCACATTTAACTCTTCACTCGACTTGTCACTAAAGATAACTACTGCTCGGCTGATTAGCTTTGCCTTCAAATGCAAAAGCAGCTCCTCTTTCGCTTCTTTTACATATGCCTTCATGTTTTTCTCTGAAAGAAGCATCCTTCCCACATCATTAGCTTTTTTTCCACCAAGTGTTTGAAGGTGTGGATGAATTCTCTTACAAAGTGTTTTGTAGGATTTTTCAATGATTTCTTCTGATACTGCGGGCTTATAAAAAAAGGAATTTACATTATTAAAATGCTTTTCCTTAACATAAGTACCCACTTTTTCAGCTATAAACACGGCTGAAAATCCAGTCCAAAGAGAATAACCAACAATCATGCCTATACCAAATGCAGGAAAAATAACACCCAAAATAGTTGCAACAACTCCCAAGGTATAGGTTACAACTTTTAACATCTCTGTCTTTATTTTTGAGCGCAGCATTTCTCTTGCATCCCTAATACAATCTACTGCATCAACAAATAGTTTTTCACTGCTCCCACCTTTTTCTAGCTTTTCTAACCCGCTTTTAATGCGTTCATAAGCATGAGCGCCAAGAACTCTTTCCAATTCTACTTTCATTTGGGCATCTAAAAATGTCCACATCTCATCTATGTTTTTTTGAGGAAACTTTTCCAGTCTACTTTCAAGCTTTTCAAGATTTGCTTTCATTCTCTCTTTAAAGTGTGTTTCTAAAAAATATTCCAAAACTTTTTTTACTTGCTGTTCAGGAGAGAGCTTTTCATCTGCTAAAATACGATCTATTTCCTGAGCTGCTTTATTACTTTTATAACAGCAAATTGCATGGTCAATTGCGTACCATACATAAATAACCGCATTTAATACCAAAGTAAGAGCACCTATTATACGCAAAGCTGCCGTTGCAACTACTTTAAGAGCAGAAAGCAATGTAGGCATTCCCCATAATATGCAACTTACAAAATCGATTACATCTCTAACAAGATTTAATACATAACGAGAAATATCCCTCCCAAGCCCCATCATCGTAGCCTTAATGAGGTTTTTTATCCCATTTGCTATACGATAAAGAGCAACTCCTGCTAATGCAATGGGGGCCACCTCTTTTGCAGCCACACCAAGAATACCTACAGTACCAAGTGGATGTATCGCATCTTGTGCTATACTATGAACCTGTATTGCGGTTGCAGCCACTGGATTGCTCAACCTAATAACATGCCCAAGTCTAGTTGTGGGCGCTATAAAGTCGGGATTTAGTCTAGTAGGGTCCATAACCTCAAGTAAATTTAGCTAATTTTTTATGTCTATGTTATGATCAAATACATGAACGGATTCTTTAGCAAAAATTTTAATTTGTCAATATTATTAGCAATACTAACGAGCTGCTCTCCATCTTCTCAAGAAGAATTTATAACAGAGGCAGAGAGCCATAGCCGTATGCTTGTAAAGGAACTAGAAACAATACATACAAAAGAAGAGCTTCTAAAAAAGAAAGCTTCAATTAGAAAAGGTTTTACATCTCTTGTGCATACGGCCATACAAGCAAGAAAATTTCAAGAAAACCATTTGTCAAACTCTAGTAACTTAGAACTTGATAACTTCGAGCCTTTTTGGGGGATTAGACTAAAAGAGGAGCTTAAACGAATCTACCTTCTAGATGGGGGAAGAGAGCTCATTGAATCTTATCAAAAAGATGCCCTTGAAACATTAGATCTCTTTGAAAAAACTAAAAAGGGTGATTAAATAACGCGTTAAACATCTCTTTTCGAGCTTCATATTCACTATGATGTGTAAGTTCATTTACATAAACAGGCACGCAGGCAATATAACCCTTTTGAAGTAACGAGATATCACTCTCCTCATCCTCTTCAAATAAGGACAATCCACCACCTAGCCAGTAATAAGAAAACCCTTCAGGATGAGATCTTTCTATTGGATCACCTCGCCAATAACTTTTGCCCTGACGAGCTAAACGAATACCCACAATATCTTCTACCGCAGATGGCACATTAACATTTAAAAGAGTTCCACTTGGAAGCGGATGAGCAAGTAGGTGCTTTGCGATTCTGGCAACATACTTTTCAGCAATAGAAAAATTAGGGATCGAGTAGTCTATAGAAGAAATTGCAATACTTGGAATATCTCTCATCACAGCCTCAATGGCTCCACCAACAGTTCCGCTATGGAAAATGCTGCGTCCTGCATTTGAGCCTTTATTGATTCCTGAGATAACTAAATCAGGAGCCTTTTCTAAAAAAACGCTCAAAGCCATTTTGACGCAATCTGCAGGTGTTCCTTGAACTGCCCAAGAATCACACTCTCCTTGCCACTTCATTTTATGAACTAATAATGGACTATTGAGAGAAATACCAGCGCCTACCCCTGATTTCTCGGTTAACGGTGCAACTACGCTAATATCTGCATATTCTTGCAATCCCTTCCAAAGATGGAAAAGTCCATCTGAATGAATTCCATCATCATTAGTAAGAAGAATATGAGGTC encodes:
- a CDS encoding DUF2786 domain-containing protein; the encoded protein is MIVYSNKIIQFINEIKCIAKDILSKEIRLKVMGERFYDEPQQTSYPIKIVIYNNKSMLGYFDSDFYELGFHEHLMHVSKQKLYNVLRHELAHYMTFINHGDVIQPHGVEFKTFCGSMNWNEEVCRATICLDEAEHVPDIKESVVLRKIQKLLALTSSSNKNEAELAMIKSQQLLLKHNIDSKYIASEDDERMVLKRIMKQKREDAKMRAIAKILGTFFVSTVYNRAGDYIYLEILGSAVNIEIADYVAATLQHELDKLWDVAQQHVNLRGITARNSFFLGIATGYCNKIQALKREYQPDIVQALMVIENQLTDAREMVYKRLSTSRSHAKHCRESSMLGERMGRELNINTAISKSSTLRLV
- a CDS encoding lmo0937 family membrane protein; the protein is MLWTIFVILLILWLLGVVTSYTFGGFIYILLVVALVILIIRLVTGRRGP
- a CDS encoding zeta toxin family protein — protein: MYTPTIFAIAGAPASGKSTFIQEHIKKNFFPKDIFLHDCDACMTSLNGYQSDLQHLGSVKAFQNWELPAREKAEFMLMEAVKAKKDIIYDRSCALPSSYAFLKNIVENHGYMLIMHILYVTEEEAFFRAEEREKKTGRHIPRDVLSKRMNAIKSLWPSYQTIANSCYLHDSNDKSYNIIAMKKNSDLIILNEKCYEAFIHQ
- a CDS encoding biotin transporter BioY gives rise to the protein MAIAQIKSLSSESSQKDLFFSVLQILGASLLLALCSQIKVPLYFSPVPLSGQTLGVMLIGATLGSRKGVLSVLAYLAEGSFGLPVFGSGSLGLLGPTGGYFLGFILQAYLVGWFTERQVSLQSTKTMTVLLSSCALQLGLGVLWLSFFVGFKLAMIMGLCPFLPGEVIKTMGVTAYLKARSNKACC
- a CDS encoding YchJ family metal-binding protein, whose product is MLLANNNQEMLCPCRSGNTYVNCCKPFHQGQLLHTALELMRSRYSAYALHMPEYIIHTTHSTGPQFHPDLTQWSQKISKFCLNTEFKNLEILHFEEKGSCATVTFTAHLIQNQKDASFTEKSYFKKIEGKWLYYDAQPSVNA
- a CDS encoding methyltransferase domain-containing protein, which gives rise to MKRQKYVPLHFDSHNRVAVLAQISTEAQKFFNETIPAGEKLKISVEIDHNGDVQVFKEESTWGHIARAAGIQMRLNLLVGGYHVRIVDFSKLHQVNTEDLDRMVDALSLANGNIALDMMCGYGSLTERILEVSKKNEISIELYCADLYLEQLERIKESVKKQICDIRITDARCTSYPDNFFDAIAIKMGIHDVPRSDQGLIFDEAFRILKPGGRLVIWEVLTDRSEEQDAFSAQINKKDELAGYESFIIDRYFLRSDQVIALYKNSGFIEVEEVFSAHFSESSKSRLDSELHHDPHKLEELNQYIRKCTPENIRASMHYQDNGESISMTIPNRVFRAIKSVH
- a CDS encoding HEPN domain-containing protein produces the protein MINLTPEQLNTLAKERLDDAKALYAAGRYEGAFYICGYALEMKLKCVICKTLGWDEYPGDGKEKNKSFKTHKFDDLLHLSGVEKRVRATLIAEWSIVVKWDPEIRYSSGRQTAEDVKLVIEAAETLLAKL
- a CDS encoding SEC-C metal-binding domain-containing protein, with amino-acid sequence MEKAGRNDPCPCGSGLKYKQCCWGKPPKPKFVAKVIKSGNDAHKIPQMIESLHKPKEEKESHAFKMTDKDFRVTK
- a CDS encoding tRNA 2-thiocytidine biosynthesis TtcA family protein; translation: MKLVLYMDIHLPIAAPPWTHLGKKLESAFRKAIYEFQMLEKNTSIAVALSGGKDSLTLLFLLKAICGHGFPPFDIHAIHVGGEFSCGAGVQENFLRAICNKLNIPFHVRISTQKQETLECYSCSRERRRLIFDCAKSVGAHTIAFGHHRDDSAQTLLMNLLHKGEFAANLPKIYMHDYDVTIIRPLIYLSENEIRTFAKMYGFERITCQCPVGQDSMRKKSDKLLDELENLFPNARANIARAGLLYGSTKASKP
- the surE gene encoding 5'/3'-nucleotidase SurE; translation: MDKRPHILLTNDDGIHSDGLFHLWKGLQEYADISVVAPLTEKSGVGAGISLNSPLLVHKMKWQGECDSWAVQGTPADCVKMALSVFLEKAPDLVISGINKGSNAGRSIFHSGTVGGAIEAVMRDIPSIAISSIDYSIPNFSIAEKYVARIAKHLLAHPLPSGTLLNVNVPSAVEDIVGIRLARQGKSYWRGDPIERSHPEGFSYYWLGGGLSLFEEDEESDISLLQKGYIACVPVYVNELTHHSEYEARKEMFNALFNHPF